The following is a genomic window from Collimonas fungivorans Ter331.
AAAAAATTCGATCAAGTTGAACAGGAGATTTGAAATGAGTACCGAAAAAAGCAAGGTAAAACCACTGGACGGCATCCGCATCATCGACTTCACGCACGTGCAAGCCGGTCCTGCATGCACGCAACTGCTGGCATGGTTTGGCGCCGACGTGATCAAGGTCGAACGTCCGGGTTCCGGCGACGTGACGCGTTCGCAGCTGCGCGATATCCCTGATGTCGATGCCCTGTATTTCACCATGTTGAACAGCAACAAGCGCTCGCTCACACTCGACACCAAAAAGCCTGAAGGCAAGCTGGTGCTGGAAAAACTGATCAAGGAATCCGACGTGCTGGTCGAGAACTTCGGACCGGGCGCACTGGACCGCATGGGCTTTTCATGGGAACGCATCAACGAACTGAATCCGAAGATGATCGTGGCCTCGGTCAAGGGTTTCAGCGACGGCCATCATTACGATGACCTGAAAGTTTACGAAAACGTCGCCCAGTGCGCCGGCGGCGCGGCTTCCACTACCGGTTTCTGGGACGGCCCGCCGACTGTCAGCGCCGCCGCCCTGGGCGACAGCAACACTGGCATGCACCTGGCAATCGGCATCCTGACCGCCTTGATCGGCCGCGACAAGAGCGGCAAGGGACAGCGCGTTGCGGTGTCGATGCAGGACAGCGTGCTGAACCTGTGCCGCGTCAAGCTGCGCGACCAGCAGCGCCTGGACAAGCTGGGCTTCCTGGAAGAGTATCCGCAATACCCGCACGGCACATTCAGCGATGTGGTGCCGCGCGGCGGCAATGCCGGCGGCGGCGGCCAGCCAGGCTGGGTGCTCAAGTGCAAGGGCTGGGAAAACGATCCGAACGCCTATATCTACTTCACCATCCAGGGCCATGCCTGGGCGCCTATCTGCAAGGCGATCGGCAAGGATGAATGGATAGATGATCC
Proteins encoded in this region:
- the frc gene encoding formyl-CoA transferase, with amino-acid sequence MSTEKSKVKPLDGIRIIDFTHVQAGPACTQLLAWFGADVIKVERPGSGDVTRSQLRDIPDVDALYFTMLNSNKRSLTLDTKKPEGKLVLEKLIKESDVLVENFGPGALDRMGFSWERINELNPKMIVASVKGFSDGHHYDDLKVYENVAQCAGGAASTTGFWDGPPTVSAAALGDSNTGMHLAIGILTALIGRDKSGKGQRVAVSMQDSVLNLCRVKLRDQQRLDKLGFLEEYPQYPHGTFSDVVPRGGNAGGGGQPGWVLKCKGWENDPNAYIYFTIQGHAWAPICKAIGKDEWIDDPAYSTPKARQPHITEIFDTIEVWLKDKTKFEAVDILRKFDIPCAPVLTMKELANDPSLRASGTITEVDHKERGKYLTVGSPIKFSDLTPEITGSPLLGEHTDEVLADVLGYSAGQIAELHKAEAV